The Meiothermus sp. genome segment AATTGCAGGCTGCGGAAACCCTTGGCAAAAGCCACCTCGATGAGCTGACCTAACGAGCCGGCCTCGATTTCCTTTTCTTCTAGCTTTTCCAGCAGTTCCGGGGGTAGGTCGGGCTCGAAGCCTTGCCGGGCGGTGAGCACCTGATAGGCTGACTCTCGCGCTTCCATGGTGCCGCCCTGGGCAAAGTAGCGCTCCAGCACCCGGTACCAGTCGCCGTTACGGGTGATGGGGGCCATGGCGGTATAGGCTTGCTCGAGTGCCTCTGGACTGTAATCGTGGTACTGGTTCTCGTGCACCACCAGGGCTCGAGGCAGCCGAGGACGCGGGCTGGGGCTTTCGTCTGGCACCCCAACGCACAGACCGGCTACCGGTATCACCCCCTGCGGCAGCTGGCAGAGCCGGACAATCTCCCGAATGCCGTTCAGCACCCCTCCAATCCATACAATGCCGTAGCCCAGGCTCTCGGCCATGGTGGCCAGGGCGCTTCCGGCCAGCACCGCATCGGTAATGGCAAAGTGCAGGGCGGTGCGGGGCCAGCGCCCAAAGGTGCCCCCCCGGTGCTCGAGCAACCGCCGCAGCCGGTAAACGTCGGCCAGAATCAGGAAGAATTCGGCACAGGTCTCGATGTGGGGGTTCTGGCCGGAGTGGCTCGAGATTTCCTTTCTGAGTGCCGGGTTGCTGATGCGCAGCAGGCTGTACATCTGCGCGGTGGCGTCGGTGGGGGCCCGCTGGGCGGCAAAAAGAATCTTGTCCAGGTCGCCTTCCCGCAGGGGTTCAGGCTTGAACTTGCGCACGCTGGCGCGGCGTTGGTAAAGCGTGTAGAGCTCGCTCACGGGCGTAGCCTATCGCTATACTGCCCGTCCGAGTGTGGCGCTGGTTGTAGAGCCCGGCTGGTGCACGGGTCACTTGTTTTGCGGCATG includes the following:
- a CDS encoding nitroreductase family protein → MSELYTLYQRRASVRKFKPEPLREGDLDKILFAAQRAPTDATAQMYSLLRISNPALRKEISSHSGQNPHIETCAEFFLILADVYRLRRLLEHRGGTFGRWPRTALHFAITDAVLAGSALATMAESLGYGIVWIGGVLNGIREIVRLCQLPQGVIPVAGLCVGVPDESPSPRPRLPRALVVHENQYHDYSPEALEQAYTAMAPITRNGDWYRVLERYFAQGGTMEARESAYQVLTARQGFEPDLPPELLEKLEEKEIEAGSLGQLIEVAFAKGFRSLQFHSKGYVWVEKEPEAYRGDGPPGEALGQALLQAPKERVIP